A window of the Branchiibius hedensis genome harbors these coding sequences:
- a CDS encoding ABC transporter ATP-binding protein — protein sequence MSAIIETGTTRRPPVDKDAKTILTVKDLQVQFPTGDGIVNAVSGVSYEVKLGQTLAIVGESGSGKSVSSMAVMGLHDPKRSLISGSIELDGTELVGAEPSVFRNVRSKKVAMIFQDPQSAMHPFKRVGDQIAEAYRIHNKVSKKVAGARAVEMLDRVGIPNPQRRAKQYPHEFSGGMRQRAMIALGLVNDPQLLIADEPTTALDVTVQAQILDLLNDLQREFGSAIIMITHDLAVVAEVSDYVMVMYAGRSVEYGTAQEILATPRHPYTWGLLSSVPSLSTDVGSELKPVRGNPPSLLNLPTGCSFHPRCDYMSRVPGDRCVNELPEFLPVAGEPGRLSRCHLADPAGIFAAEIEPNL from the coding sequence GTGTCAGCGATTATCGAGACGGGAACCACGCGTCGGCCGCCGGTCGACAAGGACGCGAAAACGATTCTCACCGTCAAGGACCTGCAGGTGCAGTTCCCCACCGGAGACGGCATCGTCAACGCGGTCAGCGGAGTGTCCTACGAGGTCAAACTCGGTCAGACCCTGGCCATCGTCGGTGAGTCCGGTTCGGGCAAGTCGGTGTCCAGCATGGCGGTCATGGGGTTGCACGACCCCAAACGCAGTCTGATCAGTGGCTCCATCGAGCTGGACGGCACCGAGTTGGTGGGCGCCGAGCCGAGTGTCTTCCGCAACGTCCGCAGCAAGAAGGTCGCGATGATCTTCCAGGACCCGCAGTCGGCGATGCATCCGTTCAAGCGGGTCGGTGATCAGATCGCCGAGGCCTACCGGATCCACAACAAGGTGTCCAAGAAGGTCGCCGGCGCGCGGGCCGTGGAGATGTTGGACCGGGTCGGGATCCCCAACCCGCAGCGCCGGGCCAAGCAGTATCCGCACGAGTTCTCCGGCGGTATGCGGCAGCGGGCGATGATCGCCCTCGGTCTGGTCAATGACCCGCAGTTGCTCATCGCCGACGAGCCGACGACCGCGTTGGACGTCACCGTGCAGGCCCAGATCCTGGACCTGCTCAACGACCTGCAGCGCGAGTTCGGCTCGGCGATCATCATGATCACCCACGACCTGGCCGTGGTGGCCGAGGTCTCCGACTACGTCATGGTGATGTACGCCGGTCGCAGCGTCGAGTACGGCACGGCGCAGGAGATCCTGGCCACCCCGCGGCACCCCTACACCTGGGGTCTGCTGTCGAGCGTGCCGTCGCTGAGCACCGACGTGGGCAGCGAGTTGAAGCCGGTTCGCGGCAACCCGCCGAGTCTGCTCAACCTGCCGACCGGGTGCTCCTTCCACCCACGCTGCGACTACATGTCGCGCGTGCCAGGGGATCGCTGCGTCAATGAACTGCCCGAATTCCTGCCGGTCGCCGGCGAGCCGGGGCGGCTATCCCGCTGCCACCTGGCTGACCCGGCCGGCATCTTCGCGGCCGAGATCGAACCGAACCTGTGA
- a CDS encoding ABC transporter permease: MLVYILRRLALTLSVIVGAITLTFVIFYLGPSDPVAALCPRNCTANQQAQIERKMGLDQPRIQQYGQYMKGLVAGREIGSGPTAQSCDAPCLGWSFIQNRPVKDIVFQVLPVTLSILIGGAVVYVIFGLAFGVIAARNRGNYLDRFIVGVTQTVPAVPYYVLALLFYLYLMVLHPILPQAGYTSPFENPFAWITGFIGVWLLYGLYAATGYVRYVRANMIDALAGDYVRTARSKGLSEWKVTISHALRATMAPFLTLVGLNLVLDIGGAIFTENIFGLQGMGYLSIQSFNNSDLQVISGIVVVTAIVTSVGNLIVDLLYGVVDPRVKLS; encoded by the coding sequence GTGCTTGTCTACATCCTGCGCCGACTAGCGCTGACTCTCAGTGTGATCGTGGGGGCGATCACCCTCACCTTCGTGATCTTCTATCTGGGTCCCAGCGACCCGGTCGCGGCGCTCTGCCCGCGCAACTGCACGGCGAACCAGCAGGCGCAGATCGAACGCAAGATGGGTCTGGACCAGCCGCGCATCCAGCAGTACGGCCAGTACATGAAGGGCCTGGTCGCCGGCCGCGAGATCGGTTCCGGTCCGACGGCCCAGAGTTGCGATGCGCCCTGCTTGGGCTGGTCCTTCATCCAGAACCGCCCCGTCAAGGACATCGTCTTCCAGGTGCTACCGGTGACGCTGAGCATCCTCATCGGTGGTGCCGTCGTGTACGTCATCTTCGGCCTGGCGTTCGGGGTGATCGCCGCGCGCAACCGGGGAAATTACCTGGATAGGTTCATCGTCGGGGTCACCCAGACAGTCCCGGCGGTGCCGTATTACGTGCTGGCTTTGTTGTTCTACCTCTACCTGATGGTGTTGCACCCGATCCTGCCGCAGGCGGGGTACACCTCACCGTTCGAGAATCCGTTCGCCTGGATCACCGGGTTCATCGGGGTGTGGCTGCTCTACGGGCTGTACGCCGCCACCGGGTACGTGCGTTATGTGCGCGCCAACATGATCGATGCGCTCGCCGGTGACTACGTGCGCACCGCGCGGTCCAAGGGTCTGTCGGAGTGGAAGGTGACGATCTCACACGCGCTGCGGGCGACCATGGCGCCGTTCCTGACGTTGGTCGGCCTGAACCTGGTGCTCGACATCGGTGGCGCCATCTTCACCGAGAACATCTTCGGGTTGCAGGGGATGGGGTACTTGTCGATCCAGTCCTTCAACAACTCCGACCTGCAGGTGATCAGCGGGATCGTCGTGGTGACCGCCATCGTGACCAGCGTGGGCAACCTGATCGTCGACCTGTTGTACGGCGTCGTCGACCCGCGCGTGAAACTGAGCTGA
- a CDS encoding ABC transporter permease, whose product MSLSPQLNPDQAAESVETLTQAEDAPGTTGGRFRRKGTDNASKSPSRIAWERLRHDKVAIFCSIIVLFFLLMAIFAPLLASWEGQDPNVSDTNLVDLDGNPIDGPNSQHWLGVTPKVGRDIFARYVYGVRPSLAIAVFAAIGTTLIGLVLGLLAGYFGGWVDKVVSWWVDFLLSLPFLLFAIGLVPIVQSWFGNPFTITAETTARVRFGALIFILLIFGWATMARLTRSTVISLRESEFIQAARVLGVPTRRILFKEMVPNLVGVTLVFLTMAVPTYISSEAGLSYLGVGLQDPIASWGNMIADAQKYYATQPLYLWVPVLSVALLVLALSLLGDAVADAFNPSTRR is encoded by the coding sequence ATGAGTCTCAGTCCGCAACTGAATCCGGATCAGGCCGCGGAGAGTGTCGAAACACTCACCCAGGCCGAGGACGCGCCCGGGACCACCGGGGGCAGGTTCCGGCGTAAAGGTACGGACAACGCCAGCAAGTCGCCGTCGCGGATCGCTTGGGAGCGACTGCGTCACGACAAAGTGGCGATCTTCTGCTCGATCATCGTGCTGTTCTTCCTGCTGATGGCGATTTTTGCGCCACTGCTCGCATCATGGGAGGGCCAGGACCCGAACGTCTCTGACACCAACTTGGTTGACCTCGACGGCAACCCGATCGACGGGCCGAATTCCCAGCACTGGCTCGGAGTTACGCCCAAGGTCGGTCGCGACATCTTCGCCCGCTACGTCTACGGTGTCCGGCCCAGCCTCGCCATCGCCGTTTTCGCCGCCATCGGCACCACCTTGATCGGTCTGGTGCTCGGTCTGCTGGCCGGTTACTTCGGCGGTTGGGTCGACAAGGTGGTCTCGTGGTGGGTGGACTTCCTGCTCTCCCTGCCGTTCCTGCTCTTCGCGATCGGTCTGGTGCCGATCGTCCAGTCGTGGTTCGGTAACCCGTTCACCATCACTGCGGAGACCACGGCGCGGGTCAGATTCGGCGCACTGATCTTCATCCTGCTGATCTTCGGCTGGGCCACGATGGCCCGACTGACCCGAAGTACCGTGATCTCGCTGCGCGAGTCCGAATTCATCCAGGCGGCCCGCGTGCTCGGTGTCCCGACCCGGCGGATCCTGTTCAAGGAAATGGTCCCCAACCTCGTGGGTGTGACCCTGGTCTTCCTCACGATGGCGGTCCCCACCTACATTTCCTCCGAGGCAGGTCTGTCGTATCTGGGTGTCGGCCTACAGGACCCCATCGCGTCCTGGGGCAACATGATCGCCGACGCGCAGAAGTACTACGCCACCCAGCCGCTCTACCTGTGGGTGCCGGTGCTGTCGGTCGCGCTGCTCGTGTTGGCGCTCAGCCTGCTCGGTGACGCAGTGGCCGACGCCTTCAACCCCAGCACCCGGCGATGA
- a CDS encoding ABC transporter ATP-binding protein: MTEPLPDKYISEDLRQRVEQTNEGTTEGLSTDAVAANEATGSPVDLSQTIVHPSSDPDRKTILSLENVQKLFPVKEYSGLFPTTLQTRAVDGVTFDLAAGETLGVVGESGCGKSTVGRLITRLLEPTDGKITFEGQDITHAKERELRPMRRNLQLIFQDPYGSLNPRFTVQTIIGTPLEIHKIVPKNKIKERVQELLEVVGLNPEHINRYPNEFSGGQRQRIGIARALAVEPKVIVADEPVSALDVSIQAQVMNLMSKLRKEMGIAFVFIAHDLGVVRHFSDRIAVMYLGKVMELGSRDDIYGAPQHPYTQALLSAAPDLNVVRGAVPAERIRLVGDVPSPIDPPSGCRFRTRCWKAQDICAQTEPPLENKKGAGSGHTIACHFPEINTEMIADAEATSA; the protein is encoded by the coding sequence ATGACTGAACCGCTGCCCGACAAGTACATCAGCGAGGACCTGCGTCAGCGGGTCGAGCAGACCAACGAAGGCACCACGGAGGGCCTGTCCACGGACGCGGTCGCTGCCAACGAGGCGACCGGGAGCCCGGTCGACCTGAGTCAGACGATCGTCCACCCGAGCTCCGACCCCGATCGCAAGACGATCCTGTCGTTGGAGAACGTGCAGAAGCTGTTCCCGGTCAAGGAGTACAGCGGCCTGTTCCCGACGACCCTGCAGACCCGGGCGGTCGACGGCGTCACCTTCGACCTCGCCGCCGGCGAGACCCTGGGTGTGGTGGGGGAGTCCGGCTGCGGTAAGTCGACCGTCGGCCGGTTGATCACCCGCCTGTTGGAACCCACCGACGGCAAGATCACCTTCGAGGGGCAGGACATCACGCACGCCAAGGAGCGCGAACTGCGCCCCATGCGGCGCAACCTGCAGCTGATCTTCCAGGACCCCTACGGATCGCTGAACCCGCGATTCACCGTCCAGACGATCATCGGCACGCCGCTGGAGATCCACAAGATCGTGCCGAAGAACAAGATCAAGGAGCGGGTCCAGGAGTTGCTCGAGGTCGTCGGTCTGAACCCCGAGCACATCAACCGGTACCCCAACGAGTTCTCCGGTGGCCAGCGCCAGCGCATCGGGATCGCCCGCGCGCTGGCGGTCGAACCCAAGGTGATCGTCGCTGACGAGCCGGTGTCCGCGCTGGATGTGTCGATCCAGGCGCAGGTGATGAACCTGATGAGCAAGCTGCGCAAGGAGATGGGCATCGCGTTCGTCTTCATCGCGCACGACCTGGGCGTCGTACGCCACTTCTCCGACCGGATCGCCGTGATGTACCTCGGCAAGGTGATGGAGCTCGGCAGCCGGGACGACATCTACGGCGCGCCGCAGCACCCCTACACCCAGGCGTTGCTGTCGGCCGCTCCTGACCTGAACGTGGTCCGCGGCGCGGTCCCGGCCGAGCGGATCCGGCTGGTCGGCGACGTGCCGAGCCCGATCGACCCGCCGAGCGGATGCCGCTTCCGGACCCGCTGCTGGAAGGCGCAGGACATCTGTGCCCAGACCGAGCCGCCGCTGGAGAACAAGAAGGGCGCCGGCTCCGGTCACACGATCGCCTGCCACTTCCCGGAAATCAACACCGAGATGATCGCCGACGCGGAGGCCACCTCGGCCTGA